In Lacibacter sp. H375, one DNA window encodes the following:
- a CDS encoding glutamine synthetase beta-grasp domain-containing protein, translating to MSLSKLEYIWLDGYKPTQSLRSKTKIEKDFSGKLEDCPMWSFDGSSTEQALGGSSDCLLKPVYIIPDPQRKNGFLVMCEVLNADGTAHVSNGRALIEDDDNDFWFGFEQEYFLWNPETNKPLGFPSGGYPAPQGPYYCSVGANNAYGRDIIEEHLDACLEAGLNVEGINAEVAAGQWEFQIFAKGAKEAGDQIWLGRYLLERIGEKYGVSINWHCKPLGELDWNGSGMHANFSNTLLRTAGSKEIFDKVCEAFRPVVKEHIDVYGADNHLRLTGKHETASIHDFSYGVSDRGASIRIPVVVPKWGWKGYLEDRRPNSAADPYKVAARIIKTVKSVKA from the coding sequence ATGTCATTGTCAAAACTTGAGTACATCTGGCTCGATGGTTACAAACCAACTCAAAGCCTTCGCAGCAAAACAAAAATTGAAAAAGACTTCAGTGGTAAATTGGAAGATTGTCCAATGTGGAGTTTCGATGGTTCTTCTACTGAACAAGCCTTGGGCGGTTCATCTGATTGCTTGTTAAAACCTGTATATATTATACCAGATCCTCAGCGCAAAAATGGCTTCCTCGTGATGTGCGAAGTATTGAATGCTGATGGTACTGCACACGTATCGAATGGTCGTGCATTAATTGAAGATGATGATAATGATTTCTGGTTTGGTTTTGAACAGGAATATTTCCTTTGGAATCCTGAAACAAACAAACCCCTTGGTTTTCCTTCTGGTGGCTACCCTGCTCCCCAAGGTCCTTACTATTGCTCAGTTGGTGCTAACAATGCATACGGTCGTGATATCATTGAAGAACATTTAGATGCTTGCTTAGAAGCAGGTTTGAATGTTGAAGGTATCAATGCTGAAGTAGCAGCAGGTCAGTGGGAATTTCAAATTTTCGCTAAAGGTGCAAAAGAAGCAGGTGATCAAATCTGGCTTGGCCGTTACCTTCTCGAAAGAATTGGTGAAAAATATGGTGTTTCTATCAACTGGCATTGTAAACCTCTTGGTGAATTGGATTGGAACGGTAGCGGTATGCACGCCAACTTCTCCAATACATTATTACGTACTGCAGGCAGCAAAGAAATCTTCGACAAAGTTTGTGAAGCGTTCCGTCCTGTAGTAAAAGAACATATTGATGTTTACGGTGCTGATAACCATTTACGTTTAACAGGTAAGCACGAAACTGCAAGCATTCATGATTTCAGTTATGGTGTTTCCGATCGTGGTGCTTCTATCCGTATTCCTGTTGTAGTTCCTAAGTGGGGCTGGAAAGGTTATCTCGAAGATCGCCGTCCAAACTCTGCTGCAGATCCTTACAAAGTAGCTGCTCGCATTATCAAAACAGTAAAATCTGTAAAAGCATAA
- a CDS encoding glutamine synthetase III family protein: protein MSLRYQAIKNLSTQENIEVGSPAKITAIFCQNVFTIKTAREYLSDEAYKSLVSSIKGNKKIDRTNANQIAAGIRQWAESKGVTHYTHWFQPLTGSTAEKHDSFFTLKGDGTAIEEFDGGALIQQEPDASSFPSGGIRATFEARGYTAWDPSSPAFIMEIGNGKTLCIPTLFVSYTGELLDYKGPVLKALEAVNKAAVDVCYYFDKNITKVTPTLGWEQEYFVVDEALYNARPDLLLSGRTVFGHQSAKGQQLEDHYFGSIPERIYAFMRDFENESYKLGIPLRTRHNEVAPAQFECAPIFEEVAVAIDHNSLLMDVMDRVARRHKLRVLLHEKPFAGINGSGKHNNWSMATDTGVNLLAPGKTPKTNLMFLTFFINVVRAVDQYADILRASIAGAGNDHRLGANEAPPAIISVFVGKYLTEVLDAVEKRVTTKFDEQDEAILKLDLHKSIPELMLDNTDRNRTSPFAFTGNKFEFRAVGSSANCSNAMTVLNAIMAQTLTEFKEEVDTLIDKGEKKEIAIMHVLQRYVSESKKVLFEGDGYSEAWAKEAEKRGLPNVKTTPYALDAMITKKAKELFENTGVYTHAELEARHEIELEKYIKQVQIEGRVMGELCTSHVLPAAVKYQNVLITNIKGLKDIGINKESYANQLQILEKISLHINKCSDLVEQMIEARKKANVIEDTRAKAIAYCDDVKGKFFDEIRYHVDKLELLVDDASWYLPKYRELLFLR, encoded by the coding sequence ATGTCATTACGTTACCAGGCCATTAAAAATTTATCGACACAGGAGAACATTGAAGTCGGCTCTCCTGCAAAGATCACTGCCATTTTTTGTCAGAATGTTTTTACGATTAAAACAGCACGTGAGTATTTGAGCGATGAAGCATACAAAAGTCTTGTATCATCCATCAAAGGAAATAAAAAGATCGACCGCACCAATGCCAACCAGATCGCAGCTGGTATTCGCCAATGGGCTGAAAGCAAAGGAGTTACACATTACACGCATTGGTTTCAACCACTAACAGGATCAACAGCAGAAAAACATGATTCGTTCTTTACATTAAAAGGTGATGGTACTGCTATTGAGGAATTTGATGGAGGTGCACTTATTCAGCAAGAGCCTGATGCATCATCATTCCCAAGTGGTGGTATCCGTGCAACATTTGAAGCACGTGGTTATACAGCATGGGATCCCTCCTCGCCTGCATTCATTATGGAGATCGGCAATGGTAAAACATTATGCATCCCAACACTCTTTGTTTCCTACACAGGTGAGTTACTTGATTATAAAGGACCGGTATTAAAAGCGTTGGAAGCAGTAAACAAAGCAGCAGTTGACGTTTGCTACTATTTCGATAAAAACATAACCAAGGTTACCCCAACTCTGGGTTGGGAACAGGAATATTTTGTGGTGGATGAAGCATTGTACAATGCACGCCCTGATCTGTTGCTGAGTGGACGTACAGTATTTGGTCATCAATCAGCAAAAGGTCAGCAGCTGGAAGATCATTACTTTGGCTCTATACCAGAACGCATTTATGCATTCATGCGTGATTTCGAAAATGAATCATACAAACTTGGTATTCCTTTACGCACACGTCATAATGAAGTTGCACCTGCACAATTTGAGTGTGCACCAATATTTGAAGAAGTAGCAGTTGCAATTGATCATAATTCATTATTGATGGATGTGATGGATCGTGTTGCTCGCCGTCATAAACTTCGTGTGTTGTTACATGAAAAACCGTTTGCCGGTATTAACGGAAGTGGTAAGCACAACAACTGGAGCATGGCGACTGACACTGGTGTAAACTTATTGGCGCCTGGTAAAACACCAAAAACCAATTTGATGTTCCTCACCTTCTTTATAAATGTAGTTCGGGCTGTAGATCAGTATGCTGATATTTTACGTGCTTCTATTGCAGGTGCAGGTAACGATCATCGTTTAGGTGCAAACGAAGCACCCCCTGCTATCATTTCCGTTTTTGTAGGTAAATACTTAACGGAAGTATTAGATGCAGTTGAGAAACGTGTTACTACAAAATTTGATGAACAGGATGAAGCTATTCTTAAACTTGATCTGCATAAAAGTATTCCTGAGTTGATGCTGGATAATACAGATCGTAACCGTACATCTCCTTTTGCCTTTACCGGTAATAAGTTTGAGTTCCGTGCTGTTGGTTCAAGTGCCAACTGTTCAAATGCAATGACGGTGCTCAATGCAATTATGGCGCAAACATTAACTGAGTTCAAAGAAGAAGTTGATACGCTTATTGACAAAGGTGAGAAAAAAGAAATTGCCATCATGCATGTATTGCAACGCTATGTGAGTGAAAGCAAGAAAGTATTGTTTGAAGGTGATGGCTATAGCGAAGCATGGGCAAAAGAAGCTGAGAAGCGTGGACTACCAAATGTAAAAACAACGCCATACGCATTGGATGCGATGATAACCAAGAAAGCAAAAGAGTTGTTTGAAAATACCGGCGTTTACACACATGCAGAACTGGAAGCACGTCATGAAATTGAATTGGAAAAATACATTAAGCAAGTGCAGATCGAAGGACGTGTTATGGGTGAGCTTTGTACCAGCCATGTATTACCAGCTGCTGTGAAATACCAGAATGTATTGATCACAAACATCAAAGGTTTAAAGGATATTGGTATCAACAAAGAGTCTTATGCAAATCAATTGCAGATACTTGAAAAAATCTCGTTACATATCAACAAATGCAGCGACCTGGTTGAGCAAATGATCGAAGCACGTAAAAAAGCAAACGTAATTGAAGACACAAGAGCAAAAGCCATTGCTTATTGTGATGATGTGAAAGGCAAGTTCTTTGATGAGATACGTTACCACGTAGATAAACTTGAACTGCTGGTAGATGATGCCAGTTGGTACTTGCCGAAATACAGAGAGTTGTTGTTCCTGCGTTAA